The following coding sequences lie in one Capnocytophaga stomatis genomic window:
- the rimP gene encoding ribosome assembly cofactor RimP: MNFKDKVKDLTISVLDENPTLFLIDLSVSNDNAVRVVIDGDQGVGIDDCIAVSRAIEHNLDREEVDFSIEVTSFGATEPFHLERQYRKNVGRDVEVKTLDGKKHEGLLKSVGEGNIILETETREPKPVGKGKVTVKKEHSFALNDIKETKVIIKF, translated from the coding sequence ATGAATTTTAAAGATAAAGTTAAAGATTTGACAATCAGTGTTTTAGATGAAAATCCAACACTGTTTTTGATTGATTTATCTGTATCGAATGATAATGCGGTGCGTGTTGTTATTGATGGAGACCAAGGTGTAGGAATTGACGATTGTATTGCTGTTAGCCGTGCAATCGAACATAATTTGGACAGAGAAGAAGTTGATTTTTCCATTGAAGTAACCTCTTTTGGAGCCACAGAACCTTTTCATTTGGAAAGACAATACCGAAAAAATGTAGGTAGAGACGTTGAGGTTAAAACTCTTGATGGAAAAAAACACGAAGGACTGCTGAAAAGTGTGGGAGAAGGAAATATAATTCTGGAAACAGAAACACGAGAGCCTAAACCTGTAGGAAAGGGCAAAGTAACCGTAAAAAAAGAGCATTCATTTGCTTTAAATGATATAAAAGAAACGAAAGTAATCATTAAATTTTAA
- a CDS encoding universal stress protein, which produces MKKILVTTDFSEKSIASLKVAIELAKRQKAEVFLLHALELPFRLATQDQSSVPEAMYFLNLSKQRFDSIKKEMGDEIEIKDLIETAPLADAVEDVIEKYGIDLVFMGSNGASGTKELFIGSNAEKVIRRASVPVLVIKNPEEKLDIKHIMFACDFTKRFLKPFEKAVKFAELFDAKIDLVFVNTPYQFLTTSEIRERMNEFLESQNSDVKEFETHVYNDIRIETGILNYVGENNIDLICMFPSGRKGIAHFFNGSISSDLVNHATKPVLTIRM; this is translated from the coding sequence ATGAAAAAGATTCTCGTTACCACCGATTTTTCAGAAAAATCAATCGCTTCTTTAAAAGTTGCAATTGAGTTGGCAAAACGCCAAAAAGCTGAAGTATTTCTATTACACGCCCTTGAGCTACCTTTCCGTTTAGCTACACAAGACCAATCTTCTGTACCTGAGGCTATGTATTTTTTGAATCTGTCAAAGCAACGTTTTGATAGCATCAAAAAGGAAATGGGGGATGAAATTGAAATTAAAGACCTTATAGAAACAGCTCCTTTAGCGGATGCAGTGGAAGACGTTATTGAAAAGTATGGAATTGACCTTGTTTTTATGGGTTCAAACGGAGCTTCAGGAACTAAGGAACTTTTCATAGGGTCAAATGCTGAAAAAGTAATCCGCAGAGCGAGTGTTCCTGTTCTTGTAATTAAAAATCCTGAAGAAAAACTTGATATTAAGCACATTATGTTCGCTTGCGATTTCACAAAACGATTCTTGAAGCCATTTGAGAAAGCTGTGAAATTTGCGGAACTTTTCGATGCGAAGATTGATTTGGTTTTTGTCAATACACCTTATCAATTCCTAACAACTTCCGAAATCAGAGAACGTATGAATGAGTTTTTGGAAAGCCAAAATTCAGATGTCAAGGAATTTGAAACGCACGTTTACAATGATATCCGTATTGAAACAGGAATTTTAAATTATGTGGGCGAAAACAATATTGACTTGATTTGTATGTTCCCGAGCGGAAGAAAAGGAATTGCTCACTTCTTCAACGGAAGTATCAGTAGCGATTTGGTAAATCACGCAACAAAACCTGTGCTCACAATCAGAATGTAG
- a CDS encoding IS5 family transposase — MSKDIIKKWIISHLSIGKRGFKTKFDLSLIFLLIVKRLKTGCQWRELPVEVYFKDQKISYQTVYYYFNKWSKDGSFKRIWLNLLLENRRKLDLSSVQLDGSHTRCRMGGQSVGYQLRKKSKTTNSIFLCDNLGQILAMGSPKSGNHHDLNNIDFVLKEILNLLEEAKIEHKGLFVNADAGFDSRDLKSFLQEKEIIPNIKQNPRNGQNENIYFDEELYKNRFKIERSFAWLDGFKGLIIRYETLNTTWMAMLYLGIILTFIRKV, encoded by the coding sequence TTGAGCAAAGATATAATAAAAAAATGGATTATTTCCCATTTGAGTATTGGAAAAAGAGGATTTAAAACAAAATTTGATTTATCATTAATTTTTCTTCTGATAGTCAAACGATTAAAAACAGGTTGCCAGTGGAGGGAACTTCCGGTAGAAGTGTATTTTAAAGACCAAAAAATAAGCTATCAAACAGTCTATTATTATTTCAATAAATGGAGTAAAGATGGTAGTTTTAAGCGAATTTGGCTTAATTTGTTGCTTGAGAATCGGAGAAAATTAGATTTATCAAGCGTCCAACTTGATGGTAGTCATACTCGATGTCGAATGGGAGGACAATCTGTTGGTTATCAGTTAAGAAAAAAGTCAAAGACCACGAATTCTATCTTTCTGTGTGATAATTTGGGGCAAATTTTAGCAATGGGTAGTCCAAAATCCGGTAATCATCACGATTTGAATAATATAGACTTTGTTTTAAAAGAGATTTTGAATCTTTTGGAGGAAGCGAAAATAGAGCATAAAGGCTTGTTTGTCAATGCAGATGCAGGTTTTGATAGCCGAGACTTAAAAAGTTTTTTACAGGAAAAAGAAATAATACCTAATATCAAACAAAATCCCAGAAATGGACAAAATGAAAATATTTATTTTGACGAAGAATTATATAAAAATCGGTTTAAAATAGAGAGAAGTTTTGCGTGGCTTGATGGTTTTAAAGGATTGATTATAAGATATGAAACCCTAAACACAACTTGGATGGCTATGTTGTATCTAGGGATTATACTAACATTTATTCGAAAAGTTTAA
- the nusA gene encoding transcription termination factor NusA gives MDNLELIESFSEFKDDKLINRETLMAILEEVFRNTLKKKYGSDDNFDIIINPDKGDLQIFRNRVVVEDGAVVNENQEIALAEARKIEPDFEVGEDVSEEIKIASLGRRAILALRQNLISKIHEYDSTTIYRRFKDLIGQIYTAEVHHIRHRAIILLDDEGNEIVLPKEKQIPSDFFKKGEHVRGIIESVELKGNKPSIIMSRTSPVFLERLFEQEIPEVMDGLITINKVVRIPGDKAKVAVDSFDDRIDAVGACVGVRGSRIHGIVRELGNENIDVINYTSNASLLIARALAPAKVSSVTINEEEKRAEVFLQTEEVSKAIGKSGYNIRLASQLTGYEIDVYREGINDEDIELSEFDDEIEPWIIEEFQKAGLDTAKSILELEVSDLMKRTDLEEETIREVIKILEEEFED, from the coding sequence ATGGATAATCTTGAATTAATAGAGTCTTTTTCAGAGTTTAAAGATGACAAATTAATTAACCGTGAGACTTTAATGGCGATTCTGGAAGAAGTATTTCGTAATACTTTGAAAAAGAAATATGGTTCAGATGATAATTTCGACATAATTATTAATCCTGATAAAGGAGATTTACAGATATTTAGGAACCGTGTGGTTGTTGAAGATGGTGCTGTTGTAAATGAAAATCAGGAAATAGCATTAGCAGAAGCTCGAAAAATTGAGCCTGATTTTGAGGTAGGTGAAGATGTTTCGGAAGAGATAAAAATCGCAAGTTTGGGGCGTAGAGCAATTTTGGCGTTGCGTCAGAACTTGATTTCTAAAATACACGAATACGATAGTACAACTATCTATCGCAGATTCAAAGATTTAATAGGGCAAATATACACTGCTGAGGTTCATCACATTAGGCATCGTGCAATAATATTGTTGGACGATGAGGGAAATGAAATCGTTTTACCGAAAGAAAAGCAAATTCCGTCTGACTTTTTCAAAAAAGGTGAACACGTTCGCGGAATTATTGAATCTGTGGAACTTAAGGGGAATAAACCTTCTATCATAATGTCAAGAACGTCACCGGTGTTTTTGGAGCGTTTGTTTGAGCAGGAAATTCCTGAAGTGATGGATGGGCTAATTACCATAAATAAAGTTGTTCGTATTCCGGGAGATAAAGCAAAGGTTGCCGTTGATTCTTTTGATGACCGCATAGATGCTGTGGGAGCTTGCGTGGGAGTACGTGGGTCACGTATTCACGGAATTGTTCGTGAATTAGGAAACGAAAATATTGACGTAATTAACTATACTTCAAATGCTTCACTATTAATTGCACGTGCGTTGGCTCCTGCCAAAGTAAGTTCGGTTACAATTAATGAAGAAGAAAAACGTGCAGAGGTTTTCCTTCAAACAGAAGAAGTTTCAAAAGCGATTGGAAAATCGGGATACAATATCCGTTTAGCAAGTCAATTAACTGGTTATGAGATAGATGTGTATCGTGAGGGAATCAATGATGAGGATATCGAGCTTAGTGAGTTTGATGATGAAATTGAACCTTGGATTATCGAAGAATTCCAGAAAGCCGGTTTGGATACGGCAAAAAGTATTTTGGAATTAGAAGTTTCTGACTTGATGAAACGAACAGACCTTGAGGAAGAGACAATTCGTGAGGTTATCAAGATTTTAGAGGAAGAGTTTGAGGATTAA
- a CDS encoding prolipoprotein diacylglyceryl transferase family protein: MKTTLKILFQKIIYASTFCIFLPLFLIFWAKQTENIIKLPVPSLPVIDLVLVFLGLFLIIIAMSNLWFKGKGLPMNAFPPKKYVSSGAYYFFHHPIYVGAVLMCLGISLYFKSASGLWLISPIFILLIWAYLKGFENEIISSNFSNQSHRTFFDFPEENSDSLSLKNRLLIYIWIFLIWFLLYEAFIFLGTPPDAISTRVFLDDLIPFLDFSVVFYVLSYPLTLAIPLILKDNKTTRIFIFDSILGMGIIFYCYLVFPFIVPYTDIENRSFFTNLIILGRETDGQTAALPSFHVFWAMIFYKYFSLRFPKISFLFAFISFLIIISCLTTYSHTILDVIFGIISYYIVHYRTFIYKKMLFVCEKISNSWKEWHFGNIRVINHGFYAALGGISGFLIIGYFFPEQLFIVYLIGISGFVGAGLWAQFIESSSGLSRPFGYYGSLIGIGITLVLISLFSEIDFWKLMGVSALAASSIQFFGRFRCLVQGCCHGKPTETTLGICFHHPKSRVHKMANLSGKNLYPTQFYSIVTNFLTFFFLFRLVTLQMSASFIIGMYLILNGSFRFVEESLRGEPQTPYFMGMRVYQWLAMASVIIGILCTCAHSLPLELGELNMEIILHSLLYGFLVLFAYGIDFPKSNKRFSRLE; this comes from the coding sequence ATGAAAACCACTTTGAAAATTCTTTTTCAAAAGATAATATATGCAAGTACATTTTGTATTTTTCTTCCTTTATTTTTAATATTTTGGGCAAAACAAACTGAAAATATAATCAAACTACCTGTACCAAGTTTGCCAGTTATTGATTTGGTATTAGTATTTTTAGGATTGTTTTTGATAATCATTGCAATGTCAAATTTGTGGTTCAAAGGTAAGGGATTGCCAATGAATGCTTTTCCGCCTAAAAAATATGTCAGTTCAGGAGCTTATTACTTTTTTCATCATCCTATTTATGTAGGAGCGGTGCTAATGTGCTTGGGAATTAGCTTATATTTTAAGTCTGCTTCAGGGCTCTGGCTGATTTCTCCTATATTTATTTTGCTTATCTGGGCTTACTTAAAGGGATTTGAAAATGAAATTATTTCTTCTAATTTTTCAAATCAATCACACAGAACATTTTTTGATTTTCCAGAAGAAAACTCTGATTCATTATCTTTAAAAAATAGATTGCTGATATACATTTGGATTTTTCTGATATGGTTTTTGTTGTATGAAGCATTCATTTTTTTGGGAACTCCTCCTGATGCAATTTCTACAAGAGTTTTTTTAGATGATTTGATTCCCTTTTTAGACTTCAGTGTAGTTTTTTATGTGCTTTCGTATCCATTGACTTTAGCTATTCCTCTGATTTTGAAAGATAATAAAACCACAAGAATATTCATTTTTGATTCGATTTTAGGAATGGGAATCATTTTTTATTGCTATTTGGTTTTTCCTTTTATCGTTCCATATACTGATATTGAAAACAGAAGCTTTTTTACAAATTTGATTATTTTAGGGAGAGAAACTGATGGGCAAACGGCAGCTTTACCTTCTTTTCACGTGTTTTGGGCAATGATTTTTTATAAATATTTTTCATTACGATTTCCTAAAATAAGCTTTTTATTTGCTTTCATATCTTTTTTAATTATCATCAGTTGCTTAACTACATACAGTCATACTATTTTAGATGTTATTTTTGGTATAATTTCTTACTATATAGTTCATTATCGAACTTTTATTTATAAAAAAATGCTTTTCGTTTGTGAAAAAATATCTAATTCTTGGAAAGAATGGCATTTCGGAAATATACGAGTTATCAATCACGGATTTTATGCAGCTTTAGGAGGCATTTCAGGATTTTTAATTATCGGATATTTCTTTCCCGAACAATTATTTATTGTGTATCTGATAGGTATTTCAGGTTTTGTAGGAGCAGGACTTTGGGCTCAATTTATAGAAAGTTCTTCCGGACTTTCGCGTCCTTTTGGTTATTACGGAAGTTTGATTGGAATAGGAATTACATTGGTTTTGATAAGTTTGTTTTCAGAAATTGACTTTTGGAAGTTGATGGGAGTAAGTGCTTTAGCGGCAAGTTCTATTCAGTTTTTTGGTCGTTTTAGGTGTTTGGTGCAAGGTTGTTGTCACGGAAAGCCTACGGAAACAACTTTAGGGATTTGTTTTCATCATCCGAAATCACGCGTGCATAAAATGGCAAACTTGTCTGGAAAAAATTTGTATCCTACACAATTTTATTCGATAGTAACAAATTTTTTAACTTTCTTTTTTCTTTTCAGATTGGTAACACTACAAATGTCTGCTTCATTTATTATAGGAATGTATTTGATTTTAAACGGAAGTTTCCGATTTGTAGAAGAATCTTTGCGAGGAGAACCACAAACGCCTTATTTTATGGGAATGCGAGTATATCAATGGTTAGCAATGGCTTCTGTCATAATTGGAATTTTGTGTACTTGTGCACATAGTTTGCCTTTGGAATTAGGAGAATTGAATATGGAGATTATTCTACACTCTCTTTTATACGGATTTTTAGTTTTATTCGCTTACGGAATTGATTTTCCCAAAAGTAATAAACGTTTTTCAAGATTAGAATAG
- the polA gene encoding DNA polymerase I — MKKKLFLLDAYALIFRGYYAFIKNPRINSKGLNTSAIMGFMNSLFDVIKKERPDHLAVAFDKGGSVARTEMFTDYKANREETPEAIRIAIPYIHEILKALHIPIIEKEGYEADDIIGTLAKQAEKQNYLVYMVTPDKDYAQLVSDNIFVYRPARNGNDVEVWGVEQVREKFEVQSPEQVIDFLGMMGDAVDNIPGFPGVGEKTAKKLLAEFGSLENLLANTHKLKGKMKENIENNAEKGILSKKLATIMLDVPVEFDETDFELSKPDFEAVAKLFEELEFRQLLQNFMRTYQPPEIVAQKSTSSEGQMDLFAVQENLFAENLSSGKKTIQDTPHHYQLVDTPMARKILLSNLLQQKAICFDTETTNLESLNAELVGIAFSWHKGKGYYVPFPENRSEASELLEEFRSFFENEQIIKVGQNLKYDIKVLHTYGIEVKGELFDTMVAHYLINPDMRHNMDVLSETYLDYTPISIEKLIGKKGKNQLSMRSVPLEQQKEYAVEDADVTWQLKEIFAEELKKVNADKIYHKLEAPLVKVLAKMELEGINLDISFLKELSKKLDEDIIAYEKEILTAAGEDFNLASPKQLGEILFEKLKIDKKPKKTKTGQYATSEEVLSYFADKHKIVADILEWRQLQKLKSTYIDALPNEVNPKTGRVHTTYMQTVAATGRLSSNNPNLQNIPIRTERGQQIRKAFIPRDEEHVLLAADYSQIELRIIASLSEEQNMIQAFLNKEDIHRSTAAKVFNVPIEEVTREQRSHAKTVNFGIIYGVSAFGLSNQTDLSRTESKELIETYYATYPNLRNYINKQIFFAQQHGYVETVLGRRRYLPDINSRNQVVKGAAERNAINAPIQGSAADIIKIAMIRIQNRLEKEHFKTRMLLQVHDELVFDVPKTELEAVKNAIKHEMENAFKLTVPLVVDLGVGTNWLEAH; from the coding sequence TTGAAAAAAAAACTTTTCCTTTTAGATGCGTATGCTTTGATATTCAGAGGTTATTACGCTTTTATTAAAAATCCGAGAATTAACTCAAAAGGATTAAATACTTCGGCGATAATGGGCTTTATGAACTCACTTTTTGATGTGATTAAAAAAGAAAGACCCGATCATTTAGCAGTGGCTTTTGATAAAGGCGGAAGCGTTGCTCGCACTGAAATGTTCACGGATTACAAAGCCAATCGGGAAGAAACTCCTGAGGCTATTCGTATTGCGATACCTTATATTCACGAAATATTAAAAGCCTTACATATTCCTATCATTGAAAAAGAAGGTTACGAAGCTGATGATATTATCGGTACGCTTGCCAAACAGGCTGAAAAACAAAACTATTTGGTGTATATGGTTACTCCGGATAAAGATTATGCACAATTGGTTTCTGATAATATTTTTGTGTATCGTCCTGCCCGAAACGGAAATGATGTTGAGGTTTGGGGAGTGGAGCAAGTAAGAGAAAAATTTGAAGTACAATCACCCGAACAAGTAATTGATTTTCTCGGAATGATGGGCGATGCGGTTGATAACATTCCCGGATTTCCCGGAGTGGGTGAAAAAACAGCCAAAAAGCTTCTTGCCGAGTTCGGAAGTTTGGAAAATCTGCTGGCAAATACGCATAAGCTGAAAGGAAAGATGAAAGAGAACATTGAAAACAATGCCGAAAAAGGAATTTTATCCAAAAAATTGGCAACAATTATGTTAGATGTTCCCGTAGAATTTGATGAAACTGACTTTGAGCTTTCAAAACCCGATTTTGAGGCTGTCGCCAAACTTTTTGAGGAATTGGAATTTAGGCAATTGCTTCAGAACTTTATGCGTACGTATCAACCTCCTGAAATAGTGGCACAAAAATCAACCTCATCGGAAGGACAAATGGATTTATTTGCAGTACAAGAAAATTTGTTTGCAGAAAATCTATCTTCCGGCAAAAAAACAATTCAGGATACGCCTCATCATTATCAATTGGTAGATACGCCAATGGCTCGTAAGATATTGTTAAGTAATTTATTGCAACAAAAAGCAATTTGTTTTGATACCGAAACAACAAATCTTGAAAGTTTAAATGCCGAATTGGTTGGGATTGCTTTTTCGTGGCATAAAGGCAAGGGATATTACGTTCCGTTTCCTGAAAATAGGTCGGAGGCTTCTGAATTATTGGAAGAATTTCGGTCATTTTTTGAAAATGAACAAATTATAAAGGTTGGGCAAAACCTAAAATATGATATCAAAGTATTGCACACTTACGGAATAGAGGTAAAAGGTGAGTTATTTGACACAATGGTAGCACATTATCTCATTAATCCTGATATGCGTCACAATATGGATGTACTTTCGGAAACGTATTTGGATTATACACCCATTTCCATTGAAAAATTAATAGGCAAAAAAGGAAAAAATCAGCTTTCGATGCGTTCAGTTCCCCTCGAACAACAAAAAGAATACGCTGTTGAAGATGCTGATGTTACTTGGCAATTAAAAGAAATATTTGCAGAAGAACTCAAAAAGGTAAATGCCGATAAAATTTACCACAAATTAGAAGCTCCACTGGTGAAAGTACTCGCCAAAATGGAATTGGAAGGCATCAATTTGGATATTTCTTTCTTAAAAGAACTTTCCAAAAAATTAGATGAAGATATTATTGCCTATGAAAAAGAAATTCTAACAGCTGCGGGCGAGGATTTTAACTTGGCTTCTCCCAAACAGTTAGGCGAAATTTTGTTTGAAAAACTTAAAATTGATAAAAAACCTAAAAAAACCAAAACAGGACAATATGCCACATCGGAAGAAGTATTATCTTACTTTGCTGATAAACACAAAATTGTGGCTGATATCTTGGAATGGCGACAACTTCAAAAGCTAAAATCAACTTATATTGATGCACTTCCTAATGAAGTAAATCCAAAAACGGGAAGAGTACACACAACCTATATGCAAACAGTTGCAGCCACCGGGCGTTTGAGCAGTAACAACCCGAATTTGCAAAACATCCCAATTCGAACAGAAAGAGGGCAACAAATTCGTAAAGCTTTCATTCCCAGAGATGAAGAACACGTTTTGTTAGCTGCGGATTATTCACAAATTGAACTGCGAATCATTGCTTCATTAAGTGAAGAACAAAATATGATTCAAGCGTTTTTAAACAAAGAAGATATTCATCGCTCAACGGCTGCTAAAGTCTTTAATGTTCCTATTGAAGAAGTTACACGCGAACAACGAAGCCACGCCAAAACGGTGAATTTCGGAATTATTTACGGTGTGTCGGCTTTCGGGTTGAGTAACCAAACCGACCTTTCACGTACTGAAAGTAAGGAACTAATTGAAACCTACTACGCAACATATCCTAACTTACGCAATTATATCAACAAACAAATATTTTTTGCTCAGCAACACGGATATGTGGAAACTGTTTTGGGAAGAAGGCGTTATCTCCCCGACATTAATTCACGAAATCAAGTAGTTAAGGGAGCTGCCGAACGAAACGCCATCAATGCTCCTATTCAGGGAAGTGCCGCCGATATTATAAAAATTGCGATGATTCGCATTCAAAACCGATTGGAAAAAGAACACTTCAAAACGAGAATGTTACTACAAGTACACGATGAATTGGTATTTGATGTCCCGAAAACGGAATTGGAAGCAGTGAAAAATGCCATCAAGCACGAAATGGAAAACGCCTTCAAACTTACCGTGCCTTTGGTTGTTGATTTGGGTGTAGGAACAAACTGGCTCGAAGCACATTAA
- the dusB gene encoding tRNA dihydrouridine synthase DusB — MVKIGNIDLGEFPLLLAPMEDVSDPPFRRLCKIHGADMLFSEFISSEGLIRDAIKSKQKLDIFDYERPVGIQIFGGDEEAMALSARIVETVNPDLLDINFGCPVKKVVSKGAGAGVLKDIDLMVRLTKAVVNSTKLPVTVKTRLGWDENSINIDEVAERLQDVGIQALSIHARTRSQLYKGHSDWSHIARIKENPRIKIPIFGNGDIDSPEKALEYRNKYGVDGIMIGRAAIGYPWIFNEIKHFFNTGEKLPSPTIADRVEAVKNHLTWSAEWKGERQGVLEMRRHYANYFRGIPNFKEYRQKLVTLNELQQILEVLEEIKSKF; from the coding sequence ATGGTTAAAATAGGAAACATAGATTTAGGAGAATTCCCACTACTACTCGCACCGATGGAAGATGTGAGCGACCCGCCTTTTCGCAGATTATGCAAAATTCACGGAGCGGATATGCTTTTTAGTGAATTTATTTCTTCAGAAGGATTGATTCGCGATGCCATAAAAAGCAAACAAAAGTTGGATATATTTGATTATGAGCGTCCCGTGGGAATACAAATCTTCGGAGGCGATGAAGAAGCAATGGCACTTTCCGCCAGAATTGTGGAAACGGTAAACCCTGATTTGCTCGATATTAATTTTGGTTGCCCTGTCAAAAAAGTAGTTTCAAAGGGAGCCGGAGCAGGCGTTTTGAAGGATATTGATTTGATGGTTAGGCTTACTAAAGCAGTGGTTAACAGCACAAAACTTCCTGTAACAGTAAAAACACGTTTGGGTTGGGACGAAAATTCCATAAATATTGATGAAGTAGCAGAAAGGTTGCAAGATGTTGGCATTCAAGCGTTGTCTATTCACGCTCGTACACGTTCGCAACTTTACAAAGGTCATTCCGATTGGTCACATATCGCTCGAATCAAAGAAAATCCGCGAATTAAAATTCCGATTTTCGGAAATGGAGATATTGATTCTCCCGAAAAAGCATTGGAATACAGAAATAAATATGGCGTTGACGGAATTATGATTGGAAGGGCTGCAATCGGTTATCCTTGGATTTTTAATGAAATCAAACACTTTTTCAATACGGGAGAAAAATTACCTTCACCAACAATTGCAGATAGGGTGGAAGCCGTGAAAAATCACTTAACTTGGTCAGCCGAATGGAAAGGTGAGCGTCAGGGAGTTTTGGAAATGCGTCGGCATTATGCGAATTACTTTCGTGGAATTCCTAATTTTAAAGAATATCGTCAAAAGTTAGTTACATTGAACGAGTTACAACAAATTTTGGAAGTGCTTGAAGAAATAAAAAGTAAATTTTAG